ctggacgcgtccggcgggcgcggacatgtccggtggcgtgcGGGGAAAtctttagggtttcatctgcgcgcaaaatccgggagggacacatatttataggtagagggagctaggagagtccaaatgaggtgcggttttcggccacgcgatcgtgatcgaacgaccgagatgatggaggaggtttaggtgggttttgggccactttggaagggtattGGGCTGCAATACatatgaggccttctcggtccctcggttcaccgttggagtatcaaacgaagtccaaatgatacgaaacttgacaggcggtctaccggtagtaaaccaaggccgcttggcaagtctcggtccaatccgtaaatgtttaacccccacacatgaaaagaaggtagaaatgaccaccggaggagataggagcgtcggaatgcaaaacggacaacgtggaaaatgctcagatgcatgagatgaacacgtatgcaaatgaaatgcacatgatgacatgatatgcaatgcatgacatgcaagcaatgacaacgcaacaacagcgagtaactggacgacacctggcacatcggtctcggggcgttacagagtgaaccgtatgctgcatATCgcgcacaccttcatctggctatccgtttcttttgtgttgcctaatcacaaacagttcatccgagtgaaccgtatgttgtgtatcgcacacgccttcatctagctgcccgtttcttttgttcctcctcatcgaaaatagttgattgaactgaaccatatgcccttcatcgcacacgcaacaaaaatctgaaccgtgtttgatgcatcctccatcacaagcgttttcacctttttgacggttttcatacaacatcgtttgcgattattgcatcgcacatagtttctcgaagggtctctgatcgtagtgtcgcgttagcagcatcctgcattaGTGTCCCACAACCCATCATTTACAAACTAATTCcataatgccttcccctaggcccaaagatggtgaagagtCATGAAGTCAACTTCACATGCTTATGATGACAAGACTTCTCTAAAGTCCTCAAGAACAAatagaactactcacaactcatcttaTTAAACATGATAAGTGGGTATGAATATATGATTAACAATATAAACATAATAATCTTCCATTAGGTAAATCAACTAGCAtaaaactacaagatgtaatcaacactactagcacccccatgtaccaatctgaggtttaatacatagattgaacacaagagatgaactagggtttggggatgagatggtgctggtgaagatattgatgaagatgatgattccCATGATGATgagagtgttggtgatgatgaaggcttcaatttccccctcccggagggaagtatccctgacAGAATCGCTTCGTTGGGGAGCATGTTGGGaattgttgcatggaaaacaaaaaattctacgcacacgcaataaactatccatggagatgcatagcaacaagggggagagtgtgtctatgtaccctcatagaccgtaagtggaagcatttcacaacgcgattgatgtagtcgaacttcttctcacgtcaaccgatcaagtatcgaatgcacgacacctctgcgttctacacacgttcaactcggaaatgtccctcgccttcttgatctagcaagatgtcgatgtagtagatgagttccgtcagcacgacggcatggtgacggtgatggtgaagtgatctccgcaaggcttcgcctaagcaccacgaaaatatgaccgggggtgtaaatggtgggggtgccgcacacggctaacaattgatctagTCTATGCTAGggcgcccccacatatatataggtgggagggagaggggaggctgctaggaggcgccccaagtaggacgaatcctacttggggtcctccccaagtggcgccccctgccatatttaaccgagggagaaggaaagaggggggtggagaggaaaggaagtgggaatcctaatccacactttcctttcccttctcccctttccttcccctccttaggccagcccatatggggggcgcaccagccccttgtggctggtgcgtttcccctcttggcccataaggcccatatcttttgccgggggtgcccggaacccctttcggtgacctgataagtacccggtacccccgaaactcttccgttgtccgaatacctcgtcctatatatatcaatctttacctctcgaccatttccagactcatcgtcatgtccgtgatctcatacgggactccaaacaacattcggtcaccaaatcacataactcatataatattatatcgttattgaacattaagcgtgcggaccctacgggttcgagaagtatgtagacatgaccgagacacctctccggttaataaccaatagcggaacttggatgcccatattggctcctacatattctacgaagatctttatcggtcgaaccgttatgacaacatacgtaattccttttgtccgtcggtatgttacttgcccgagattcgattgtcggtatcttcatacctagttcaatctcgttaccggcaagtctctttacttgtttcgtaatacatcacctcgtgactaagtccttagtcgtttgcttgcaagcttatgatgtgtattaccaagagggcccagagatacctctctgatactcggagtgaaaaatcctaatctcgatctatgccaactcaacaaacaccttcggagatacctgtagagcatctttatgatcatgcagttacattgtgacgtttgatagcacacaaggcattcctccggtatccgggagttgcataatctcatagtcgaaggaatatgtatttgacatgaagaaagcaatagcaataaactgaacgatcaatatgctaagctaaaggaatgggtcgagtcagtcacatcattcttctaatgatgtgatcccgttatcaaatgacaacacatgtctatggttaggaaaccttaaccatctttgatcaacgagctagtctagtagaggcttactagggacacggtatttgtttatgtattcacacgtgtatttaagtttctggtcaatacaattctagcatgaataataaacctttatcatgatttaggaaatataataataaccatttttattgcctctagggcatatttccatcagagtAAAAGTTCTCTGGCTTTGTTTTCGCCTCGAGACGGCAGGGAAAGTCCCAAAACTCTTATCttcattttttctaggtcaaatagGAATTTATTGCCAAAGGACATCAGGAGGGGAGCCACTAGGGCCCCACATGGCCAGGGGGTGGCCGCGCCACAGGCCCATGTGGCTAGCTGGTGGTGCCCCCTTTGCCATATTTTTGCTCCACTATTTATTATACATTTCAAAATAATTCTTACAAAAAATACATGCTTCATTTTGAGCTTCGAGAATTGTTAtctctgatgtagctttttcaggtcagaTTTTCAACTGCCGGTAATCTCCCTCCTTTGATGTATCTTGCATAATAAGAGAGAAAAAGGCATTACAATTGCATCATATTGTGAAATATAACATTGAAAAGAGATAAATAACAATAGGTaattatgatgcaaaatggaagtatcacgGAGTAGCAGCTGGAGCCCATggaggagggggggaggaggagaAGGCGGTGGTGCCGGAGCCGGTTGCGGGCTTCACCATGGAGGGCGCCATGGCGGAGTTAGAGCTGGCCCAAGCGACGGAGATGGCAGAGTAGACTGCCATCCTAGAGTGAATGTCAGTGTATAATATAGCAGGCTAATAATTATTATCGTGCTCTATTTTTTCATCAAGGATGAACATGTGGCCATGGTGGCAGCggaggaaggaggcggcggggaGGGGGGGCAACGGGGTGTGGCTTCAACGTGGCTGGACGCCTGCATGAGCACAAAGAGGGAGTGAAGCAACCACGACGGACCAGGATTGTCCACTCGCATATCAACAAGGCAATGCGTACCCGCATCCCGTGAACCCgccgggtaaaaaccctattagggtaagggtttggaaaaaataaatacccATGGATTTATAAATGAAAAAAATTGTACCCATTGAGTAAGCCGGGTGCGGGTACGGAAAGGCAATGTTCATATATGCATACCCGCCTACCCGCATACTCATATACTATTTCTTTCTAGCATGTAGGTCTCATGTGTCATTCACTAAAGAATAAAAAACCACTTTACCCTAGTCTAACGCGGCTGCTAGTGTCGATGACCCAAAATCCTCCCTGCTTACCCATGTGGATGATCTTGTTTAAATATGTTGACCTTGTTTTGTGAACACACTATTTTGTCTCTCATTCTGTTGATATTATGATATAGTCTCCTCCTTGAAACAGGCACtcgtcccgctttatatataaagcaacataaCAAAGTACACGGCCGAACGATACAGTGTAGTGAGGAGTCCCTCTTACAAAGCAGATTAAAAGATACAACATTAACCTAGAACAAGCTAACACCTCGCCAAGACCTGACCGACGACTCCTGAGCTTCACGACAACGCCCCAAGGAAGGTGACGACGAAGTATCACCATTGCTGAGTCCAAGCAAACAGGCATAAGTTTTCACCCGGAGCCCTAGCATAACGAGCCCCTCGACGACAACTCCAAGAAGCAAACGACACCCACAGACGCCGCCGACACCGATGCCAAATAGCACGAAGCTTTCGCTCGGACACTCGGGAATAGTCTCTTTCATTTGATCCTTTCGAAGTAGGGGCTGCAGAAGTGTcttcaataaaataaaatagagaAAATTGTATCCCTCTTGTTTGTCTTCTAATAatttaaaaaagaagaagaaagaacatATGTGAATGTTTCTCTAAAAAGTGCACTTCCATGTTACTCATCCATGAACGTAATTGGTCATTGTTTAGTGCCATCTATTTCATGCTTATTGCTATCCAGTTCATCATTACCCACACTCGAACCCACTCGCATACTCGCATTCCCACCACACACCCTCGGCCTCGGAACGCCCCCAGTTTGCGATATCCTGCCGCGTTGACCCAAAGCCCAGATTCAGTACGACGGCTTTCCCCTTCCCTCTTCCCTCCCTCATCCCATTTGCTTGATGAAACTTCTCCAGATCCATTTCCTCCTTGCCACCAAGCGCAGGGGAAGACGGCGGGTTCGGTTGGAGCTAGCTAGGGTGAGGCCGCAATCCATTGGCAGCTTATCATTCCATTGATTCTGCACAAGTGAGTAGCGAAGAGATGGAAGGAATCCTGGTGAGTGCCGCCACGGGGGTCCTGAAATCCCTCCTCTGCAAGCTCGCCGCACTGCTGGAGGGGGAGTACAGGATGCACAAGGGCCTGCGGCGCGACATCGCCTTCCTCAAGGATGAGCTGAGCAGCATGAATGCTCTCCTGGAGAAGCTGGCCGAGGCGGAGGCTCTCGACACGCAGCTCAGGGAGTGGAGGGACCAAGTGAGGGAGATGGCCTATGAGATCGAGGATTACATCGACAGGTACATGAATCACCACGTCCACCGtgatccggacaagcctaacgccgTCATGGAGCTCTTTTGGAAGGGCGTCTGCAAGGTGAAAAGCTTTGGAGCTCACCATGAGATGGCGGTGCAAATCAAAGAACTCAAGTCCCGCATCATCGAGGCAAGTCAGCGCCGTGACAGGTACAGGCTTGACGCGATGGTCTGTTCTGCGAGCTCCAATGCTGCGCGCACCGACCCTCGGTTGCCTGCCCTCTTTGTGGAGGGAGCCAGCCTTGTTGGCATTGATGGTCCAAAGGATGAGTTAATTAAGTTGGTCACGGATGAGGAGCTCGCACTGAAGGTTGTTTCTCTCATAGGCTTTGGAGGGTCAGGGAAGACAACTCTTGCTAATCAAGTATACCAAAAAACTGGTAAACTGTTCAATTGCCAAGCTTTTGTGTCGGTGTCGCAAAATCCTGACATAAGAAAGATTTTGCGGTCCATGCTCTCTCAAATAAGAAAGGAAGACTCTCCCATTTCTCGATCGAGCGATGAGGCGTGGCTCATCAACTCAATGAGAGATTTCTTGAAGGACAAGAGGTACACTTTTTAAATGACTAAATGACATGATTTTACGCAGCCTATCACAATATCGCTGAATACTCATAACTTTGTTTCCGTAACATTCAGCTTGAGATTTATGGTTCTGTCGATTTACTATATGTGTGAAATACTTATCATAGTATGTCTTGACTGTATTCAATGATATTGATCAGAATGAATATCAACTCATTTTTTGACAGGTATCTTATAGTAATTGATGATATATGGAGTATCCAAGTGTGGAAGACTATCAAGTGTGCCTTGCTTGAAAATTCCTGTGGTAGTAGAATAATAGTGacaagaaggggagccttggcgcagtggtaaagctgctgccttgtgaccatgaggtcatgggttcaagtcctggaaacagcctcttacagaaatgtagggaaaggctgcgtactatagacccaaagtggtcggacccttccctggaccctgcgcaagcgggagctacatgcaccaggttgcccttttttagtAGAATAATAGTGACAACACGAAATGTCAGTGTTGCCAAGTCATGTTGCTTCCCTCGCCTTGACCTTGCATATGAATTAAGGCCTCTGACTGAAGCTGATTCGAAAATCTTGTTCTTTACAAGAGTTTTTGGCTCTGTGGAAAAATGCCCACTTCACCTGAATGAAATTTCAACTGAGATCATAAAAAAGTGTGGTGGTTTACCATTAGCAATCATCACAATTGGTAGTTTGTTGACCACAAAAATCCGATAGCAGAGAAGACTGGATCAGGGTTCGAAATTCGATTGGTCGAGGACTTGAGAAAAACCCTCATGTGGAGGAAATGGAAAGGATTTTATCACTTAGCTATAATGATCTTACTCTCCAACTGAAGACCTGCCTGCTGTATTTAAGTATGTATCCGGAAGATTATGAGGTCCAAATGGAAGATTTGGTGAGGAGGTGGATAGCAGAAAGATTTGTTAAGGTTGTTGGTGGGAAAAATTTATTTGACACAGGAAAAGATTATTTCTATGAACTGATAAACAGAAACATGATACAACCAACATATATCAACTATGATGGTCAAGCAATGGCATgccgtgtgcatgatatgatccgtgATCTCATTATATCCAAGGCAGTGGAAGAAAATTTTATCACTTCTAGTGGTCATCAAACACATAGCCTGGTTTCACAGCATAAAGTTCGCCGACTCTCGATTGACTACCGTGGCCTAGAAAATGTGAAGACAGTGTCATCCATGGTCACTGCTCATGTTCGAACCCTTGGCGTCTTTGGATGTACTGATCAAGTACCTCCCCTTTCGGAATTTCCGGCCCTGAGAATGCTTGCTCTAGACAGGAGTGAGGAGTTGGAAATTGGTTATCTTAAAAATATAACAAAGTTGTGTCTGTTGAGGTACCTGCGGATTGAAGGAAGCTGCATTACAGAACTCCCTGAACAGATCGGAGATCTACAGTGTTTGGAGATGCTGGATTTACATGGTACTGGTATAAGGGAATTGCCAGCAAGTATTGTTCAGCTGCTGCAACTGAAACTGCTACTTGTTGATGGCGCAAAACTACCACATGGCATTGGGAACATGCAAGGCCTAGAGGAACTGTCATGCGTAACTGTGGACGACAGTACCTCAATCAATCTCTTGCAGGAGTTGGGAAGTTTGACTAGAATGAGAATTCTTGGCCTGAAGTTGTGCATGAGCGCACATAAGACAAGCACAAGTTATGTGGATAGATTGGTTTCATCGCTTGGCAAACTTGGGAGCTCTCAGCTTGAGCGTCTGTTCGTCAAAACGGATGGTCGTTTGATTGACATTCCAGTTGGTTCTTGGTCGCCGCCTCCCCGTCTCCTGCAGGAGCTAATCACCTCTGATTTGTGTCTCTGTCAGATACCTGATTGGATGGCCTCAATGGCCAGCCTCACCTGCCTTCAAATCGGCGTTAATCAAGTGACGCAGGAGACCCTTCTCGTGCTTGGTGGTTTGCCTGTCTTGTTATCTCTGACGCTGAACTCCTCACAAAATGCTGAACCCAAACAAAGGCTCGTGGTCAGCAACAACGTGTTCCGATGCCTGAAGCGGTTCCTCCTCTATTGTGAGGTGGGTCTTCTGACGTTTGAAGCCGGAGCCATGCCAAAACTCAAAGCGCTCGAATTTCAGATTGTGGCGCTCGAAGCGAAATCTGCGTGCATCGCTCCCGACCTTGGCATCAGCAACCTCTGTGCCCTTAGTGATCTCTGCATCTGGATTGACTGCCAGGGTGAAAAGGCCGAGGAGGGGGTTCACGAGCTGGAGTCTGCAATCAGGGTTGCGGCCAGCCTACTTCCCAACCGTCCTACACCGTATTTCCATAGGTTGTATTGAGGTGGAGATGAGAACGACTGATGCAGCGTAAAGCCCAACCCAGATTGTCTGGATCTACTACGCTGTATCACTTCTTCCTATTTTATCATGCTGGGTCTGACAATCCAAGAAGCTATCTAGGGTTTCTGTAAACAATTATTTTCATCTCATAACTCTTGAATATAGATTTCCCCATCGCCCTAAATTCAGAAAATATATATGTATGGAAAGCAgatggaaaaaaattgaaatcgcaaCAGAGTTTCCATAATCCCTCACTATATCACTGAAAACTTAAATGTTAAATTAGATCAataatatactcccttcgttcctaaatataagtatttttagaaatttctaatatggactacatacgaaacaaaataagtgaatctacactctaaaataagtctATATACATCCGAATGTAGTTAatactgaaatctctaaaaagacttatattgacGAACGAAGGGACTATATTTGTTTGACTTAAAAATTATACCACTGAAAACTTCTTTTCTACGAATTCAAAGGTATAAATTTTATCACATATAATCCACATTTGGTTGGTCTAATTTCTGGTCAAAGTTGAATTTTGGGGTGCGTGTGCGTCTTATtcattggaatggagggagtatataaccaTTCAAATACATCTGTGCATGTCGTGGATAATTCAACTTGAAACATGTGCATCAATGTATAAAAGTTCATACTCGTATGCTTGTGCAATTCAACACTTGACCATCCAAACAAGAATTAGAATTGTTGCTCTTGAATTCCAAGATCCAAATatatgaacctccaatcaccaaaaTCGACCGTGAATTTACATGACTCGATAGCTGAAAACAATGTTGAAGAGCTCAGCCAGTTGTTACTAACCGTCTC
This portion of the Triticum dicoccoides isolate Atlit2015 ecotype Zavitan chromosome 7A, WEW_v2.0, whole genome shotgun sequence genome encodes:
- the LOC119332249 gene encoding disease resistance protein RGA5-like isoform X2, whose product is MEGILVSAATGVLKSLLCKLAALLEGEYRMHKGLRRDIAFLKDELSSMNALLEKLAEAEALDTQLREWRDQVREMAYEIEDYIDRYMNHHVHRDPDKPNAVMELFWKGVCKVKSFGAHHEMAVQIKELKSRIIEASQRRDRYRLDAMVCSASSNAARTDPRLPALFVEGASLVGIDGPKDELIKLVTDEELALKVVSLIGFGGSGKTTLANQVYQKTGKLFNCQAFVSVSQNPDIRKILRSMLSQIRKEDSPISRSSDEAWLINSMRDFLKDKRYLIVIDDIWSIQVWKTIKCALLENSCGSRIIVTRRGALAQW
- the LOC119332249 gene encoding disease resistance protein RGA5-like isoform X1; translation: MERILSLSYNDLTLQLKTCLLYLSMYPEDYEVQMEDLVRRWIAERFVKVVGGKNLFDTGKDYFYELINRNMIQPTYINYDGQAMACRVHDMIRDLIISKAVEENFITSSGHQTHSLVSQHKVRRLSIDYRGLENVKTVSSMVTAHVRTLGVFGCTDQVPPLSEFPALRMLALDRSEELEIGYLKNITKLCLLRYLRIEGSCITELPEQIGDLQCLEMLDLHGTGIRELPASIVQLLQLKLLLVDGAKLPHGIGNMQGLEELSCVTVDDSTSINLLQELGSLTRMRILGLKLCMSAHKTSTSYVDRLVSSLGKLGSSQLERLFVKTDGRLIDIPVGSWSPPPRLLQELITSDLCLCQIPDWMASMASLTCLQIGVNQVTQETLLVLGGLPVLLSLTLNSSQNAEPKQRLVVSNNVFRCLKRFLLYCEVGLLTFEAGAMPKLKALEFQIVALEAKSACIAPDLGISNLCALSDLCIWIDCQGEKAEEGVHELESAIRVAASLLPNRPTPYFHRLY